Genomic window (Acidimicrobiia bacterium):
GCGCCGGTATTGACCGTGGTTCAGTTCACCGACGATCACGCGCTCGTGACTCTCGAGCAGACCCAGTATGGCCGGTTCGGGTACCGGCCACAGGCTCTGGATGGTCAGCGCTGAGACCGGCCGGCCGCCGGCCCGGGCGACACGGACTGCTTCCCGCATCGAACCTGCGGTGATTCCGTAGGACAGCAGAGCAGTGTCTGCTCCGGGGTCGATGTCGGCCACCACCATGTCGATCTCGTCCTGATGATTCTCGATCTTCGCAACGAGGTGTTCGTTCAGAGCACCAACCGTCTGAGGATCCTTCGTAATGAACGCCCGTTCATCGTGAGTCGACCCGGTGAACCTAACGGGCGTATCGTCTCCGTAGGTGGCGATTGGTCCAACAGCATCCGGAGGTTGATACGAGTAGGGAGCGCCTGCGGACTCTCCCGGCGCCATACGCGATCGGGGTCGAACCGGGACCTTCTCGTATGCGTCGATATCCACCGTTGTGGCGGTGAGGTTCAACTCCTTGTCGGTGAGTACGAATACGGGGCAGCGAAACCGTTCGGCCAGATCAAAGGCTTTCATCGTCAGGGTGTAGCACTCAGGAACTGAGGAAGGGGCGAGGGCAATGATCGGATACCCTCCACCGGTTCCCCAGCGAACGAACTGGACATCGCCCTGTGCTGCAGTGGTGGCGCCGCCGGTGCTGGGGCCGAGTCGCTGCACGTCGATGATGACCAGAGGAACCTCACCGATGATTGCCATTCCGATGTTCTCCGAATAGAGGCTGATGCCGGGTCCGCTGGTGGCGGTCATCGCTCTCGCCCCGGCCATGGTCGCACCGATGCACATTCCTATGGACGAGATCTCGTCTTCACCCTGGATTGCCACTCCACCCACCAGAGGCATTTCACGGCTCATCCCGGTGAGGATCTGGGACGCCGGTGTTATCGGATAGCCGGCGAAGAAGTCGCAA
Coding sequences:
- a CDS encoding pyruvate flavodoxin/ferredoxin oxidoreductase, producing MRELTDGSTAIVRGAVDAGCDFFAGYPITPASQILTGMSREMPLVGGVAIQGEDEISSIGMCIGATMAGARAMTATSGPGISLYSENIGMAIIGEVPLVIIDVQRLGPSTGGATTAAQGDVQFVRWGTGGGYPIIALAPSSVPECYTLTMKAFDLAERFRCPVFVLTDKELNLTATTVDIDAYEKVPVRPRSRMAPGESAGAPYSYQPPDAVGPIATYGDDTPVRFTGSTHDERAFITKDPQTVGALNEHLVAKIENHQDEIDMVVADIDPGADTALLSYGITAGSMREAVRVARAGGRPVSALTIQSLWPVPEPAILGLLESHERVIVGELNHGQYRREIERLAARKTDVVGVHRTDGTLITPQDFLEALS